A DNA window from Loxodonta africana isolate mLoxAfr1 chromosome 7, mLoxAfr1.hap2, whole genome shotgun sequence contains the following coding sequences:
- the LOC135231912 gene encoding olfactory receptor 5J3-like, with translation MAAENLTVVTEFVLLGLTDQAEMKIVLFGLFLVIYAITLVGNLGMIFLIHTTPKLHTPMYFFLSCLSFVDACYSSAIAPQMLINLLVLKGTISFPACMVQHLCFGVFVTTEVFLLSVMAYDSYVAIVNPLLYTLAMSKRKCIVLVTGSWACGTVSSLIHTISLGRLFFCGPNVISHFFCDMPSLLKLSCSDTSLNELLLLTFSGVIAMATLLIVIISYMLILVALLRIRSASGRRKAFSTCTSHLTAVTIFYGTLSFSYIQPSSQYSVEQEKVAAVFHTLVIPMLNPLIYSLRNKEVNVAVKRAIEMKHLPC, from the coding sequence ATGGCTGCAGAGAATTTGACAGTTGTTACTGAGTTTGTTCTTTTGGGACTGACAGATCAGGCTGAAATGAAAATTGTGCTTTTTGGGTTGTTCCTGGTGATTTATGCCATTACCTTGGTGGGGAATCTGGGCATGATCTTCTTAATCCACACCACTCCCAAGCTCCACAcgcccatgtactttttcctcagctgCCTTTCATTTGTAGACGCCTGCTATTCATCTGCAATTGCACCCCAAATGCTGATAAACCTTCTGGTTTTGAAGGGAACCATTTCTTTCCCTGCTTGCATGGTGCAGCATTTGTGTTTCGGGGTGTTCGTTACCACAGAAGTTTTCTTGCTGTCGGTAATGGCCTATGACAGTTATGTGGCCATTGTGAACCCTTTGCTTTACACTCTAGCCATGTCTAAGAGAAAGTGCATAGTATTGGTCACTGGGTCATGGGCATGTGGAACAGTTAGCTCATTAATACATACAATAAGTTTGGGCAGACTGTTCTTTTGTGGTCCAAATGTCATCAGCCACTTCTTCTGTGATATGCCCTCACTGCTAAAGCTGTCGTGTTCGGATACCTCCTTGAATGAGTTGTTGCTGTTAACCTTCTCTGGAGTCATTGCCATGGCCACCTTGTTGATTGTGATCATTTCCTACATGCTCATTCTTGTTGCTCTACTGAGGATCCGCTCAGCATCAGGCAGACggaaagccttctccacctgcaccTCTCACCTGACTGCTGTGACCATATTCTATGGTACCTTGAGCTTTAGTTACATTCAGCCAAGCTCCCAGTATTCTGTAGAACAGGAGAAGGTGGCTGCTGTGTTCCACACACTAGTGATTCCCATGTTAAATCCATTGATTTACAGCCTGAGAAACAAAGAGGTAAATGTTGCAGTGAAAAGGGCCATAGAAATGAAACATTTGCCTTGTTGA